One part of the Eubalaena glacialis isolate mEubGla1 chromosome 19, mEubGla1.1.hap2.+ XY, whole genome shotgun sequence genome encodes these proteins:
- the TMEM92 gene encoding transmembrane protein 92 isoform X1 codes for MSDTWVPGLVPTLLLGLLAGLQQAAATCGLFFTCPKGFNCCGNSCCQEYQPEQYELFSGPLRIFVIVFLIIIPLLCICGLAKRFCRNCRKSEQDTPTDHEGPPERPPITPAERVTASISEPPPPYSEIILKPVVGLPPVEPPPPYSFRPEEHAGVHSGIDNPTF; via the exons ATGTCAGACACCTGGGTCCCCGGCCTAGTACCCACCTTGCTGCTCGGCCTGCTGGCCGGCCTCCAACAG gctgcagccaCATGTGGTCTCTTCTT CACCTGCCCTAAAGGTTTCAACTGCTGTGGTAACAGCTGCTGCCAAGAGTACCAGCCAGAGCAGTATGAGCTCTTCTCTGGCCCCTTGAG GATCTTTGTCATCGTCTTTCTGATCATCATACCCCTCTTGTGCATCTGTGGCCTGGCTAAGCGCTTCTGTCGCAACTGCAGAAAGTCCGAGCAGGACACCCCAACGGATCATGAGGGGCCCCCAGAACGGCCCCCCATTACTCCCGCAGAGAGGGTCACAGCATCCATTTCTGAGCCCCCACCCCCCTACAGTGAG ATTATCCTGAAGCCCGTCGTGGGTCTGCCTCCCGTGGAGCCACCCCCTCCCTACAGCTTCAGGCCTGAAGAACACGCCGGGGTGCACAGCGGCATCGACAACCCCACCTTCTGA
- the TMEM92 gene encoding transmembrane protein 92 isoform X2 yields the protein MSDTWVPGLVPTLLLGLLAGLQQAAATCGLFLIFVIVFLIIIPLLCICGLAKRFCRNCRKSEQDTPTDHEGPPERPPITPAERVTASISEPPPPYSEIILKPVVGLPPVEPPPPYSFRPEEHAGVHSGIDNPTF from the exons ATGTCAGACACCTGGGTCCCCGGCCTAGTACCCACCTTGCTGCTCGGCCTGCTGGCCGGCCTCCAACAG gctgcagccaCATGTGGTCTCTTCTT GATCTTTGTCATCGTCTTTCTGATCATCATACCCCTCTTGTGCATCTGTGGCCTGGCTAAGCGCTTCTGTCGCAACTGCAGAAAGTCCGAGCAGGACACCCCAACGGATCATGAGGGGCCCCCAGAACGGCCCCCCATTACTCCCGCAGAGAGGGTCACAGCATCCATTTCTGAGCCCCCACCCCCCTACAGTGAG ATTATCCTGAAGCCCGTCGTGGGTCTGCCTCCCGTGGAGCCACCCCCTCCCTACAGCTTCAGGCCTGAAGAACACGCCGGGGTGCACAGCGGCATCGACAACCCCACCTTCTGA